In the Sinomonas cyclohexanicum genome, CGGGATGACCTCGACCCGGAACAGGCTCTGCAGCCCGTCGAAGACGCGCCGGGCTGTGTCGTACAGCCACAGGCTCCCGGGCTGGAGCCGAGGGGGCCTGAGCCGTCGACGGGCCTTGCGCGGTGTCGCCATGGGCTCACCCTACCGGCGCTCCGCGCGGGGGCCATGACATCTGCCATGGGGCGCCGGTGACGGATGTGCCGGGGCCTCGCTCATGTTTCGGCGCGACACGCGCAGGGTCTGACTGGCACAGTGTTCTCCATGACACCGCACGACGACGGGCGCGCCCGCGCGGACTTCGGCGACGAGCAGCGCGCGGCGCGCTCGTTCCGGCTGCTCGGGCTCGTGTTCGCGTCTATCTGGCTCGTCTGGCTGCTTCAACCGCTCGTGGCGGCGATGGAGCGCATCGGTACGGTCCGGGGCGCGGTCGGGCTCGTCTCCGTGGTGGCGTTCGCTGTGGTGTATGTGTGGCAGTTCAGCCGCCGCGGCAGCTTCATGGGTCCCGAGCGACCCGGCACGGCCGCTCAGGCGTGGGGCGGGTACGCGGCCATGGCGGTGCTCAGCATGGTCTGCGTCACGGCGCTCGGCCAGACCGGATCCACACCGTTCGTGTTCCTCGCGATTGCAGGCATGTGGACCATGCCCCTCGCGTGGGCCATGGCCGTCGGTGCCGTGCTGGCCGGCGCCTACGTTCTCGCGTGGAACATTGTGCCCGGGTGGTACCAAGACGTCGGCACCCTCGTCGGCATGGGGATGGGGATTGTGGCCGTCGGCCTCAGCCGGATCGCGGTCCTGCGCCAGCGGGACCTCGGGCAGGCCCGCCGCGAGAACGCCCGGCTCATGGTCGAGGAGGAGCGCACACGGTTCGCGCGCGACCTGCACGACATCCTCGGGCACTCGCTCACTGTCATCACGGTCAAGGCCGAGCTCGCCCGGCGGGTGGTCGACACCGACCCGGAACGCGCCAAGGCCGAGCTCGACGACCTCGAGCGACTCTCCCGCGACGCCCTCGCGGACGTGCGCCGGGCCGTGGACGGATACCGCGAGATCTCCCTTCCCGGCGAGCTGGCCCGGGCGCGTGCCGCGCTTGCCGCCACGGGCATCGAGGCCGAGATCCCGAGGGCCACCGACGCCGTGCCCACCCCTGCCCGGGAGCTGTTTGCCTGGGCCATCCGGGAGGGCATCACGAACGTGCTCCGGCATTCCGGGGCCACGCGGTGCGAGATCCTCCTCGGCACCACGTCGGTGACGATTGCCGACGACGGCGGCGGCCGTGCGCCGTCGTCCGCCTCCGCTTCCCGGAGCGGAGAACCCGGCGGCGCCGCGGGCCCCGGGCATGGCCTCGTGGGCCTGCAGGAGCGCGCCCGGGCACTCGGCGCGACCGTGGAGACCGGCCCCGGGCCATTGGATGGCTTCGCGCTCACCGTCCGCCTCGGTGCCGGGCCCGCAGCGGGGAAGACGGGGAAGACAGGGACCACTGCATGAGCATCCGCGTGCTGCTGGCCGACGATCAGGCCCTCGTGCGGGGCGCGCTCGCCGCGCTTCTCGACCTCGAGCCGGACATCGACGTGGTGGGGGAGGCCGGCGACGGCGCCGAGGCCGTCGCGCTGGCAGCGACGGCGGCGCCCGACGTCGTGCTCCTCGACGTCGACATGCCCGTCAAGGACGGCATTGCCGCGTGCTCCGAGATCACCCGCCTCGTGCCCGGGAGCCGGGTGCTCATGGTCACGACGTTCGGCCGGCCCGGTTACCTTCGCCGGGCCATGCAGGCGGGCGCCTCAGGCTTCGTGGTGAAGGACACGCCGGCTCGGCAGCTGGCAGAGGCCGTACGCCGCGTCGCCGCGGGGCTGCGTGTCGTCGACCCCTCGCTCGCGGCCGAGTCGCTCGCGGCGGGGGATAGTCCCCTCACCGACCGCGAGACCGAGGTGCTGCGCGAGGCCGCCGGAGGCGCGACGGCCGCGAGCATCGCGCGGAGCCTCTTCCTGTCAGAGGGAACCGTGCGGAACTACCTCTCGAGCGCGATCGGTAAGACGGGCGCGGCGACGCGCGCCGAGGCGGCTCGGATCGCCGAGGAGAACGGCTGGCTGCTCTGACATTTGTCATGCCCAAGGCGTGACACGCGTGTGGGGGACGAGCGGCGGTCCCGCGGAACCATGGAATCAGGCCGCACGGAAGCGGCACTCTCCCCACAAGCACAGATCAGGAGCCCACCCCATGTTCTCCGTCCTCAGCTTCGCCAACGTGGTCCTCGCCGTCGCCGCCATTGCGTGGGCGGTCGTCCGCCAGTTCATGACCGCGCCGGTCGGGGCGTTCAGGCTGCGCGTCTTCGTGGTCCTCGGCGCCGTGGGCCTGTGGCAGGTCGCCAGGCTCGTGGACGCGGGGGGCCTGAGCGCGGCCGACGGCGTCGCGCTCGTCGTCTCCCTCGCGAGCGCTGCTGGCTTCGGCTGGCTCCGTGGCCGTTCCGCGCGGGTCTGGGCGCACGACGGCGTTGTGTACCGCCGCGGCGGTTGGCCGGTGGTCGCACTGTGGGCGGCCGGGCTGGCCGTCCATGTCGGTATCGACGTCGCGGCCACGGTCGCCGACGGAGCGCACGGCCTCGGCCAGATGGGTGCAGCGTCGATCATGCTGTACCTCGCCGTCACGCTCGGTGCCCAGGCCCTTGTGGTCAGTCAGCGTGCCCAGCACGCACGTGGGACGGAGGCCTCGCCCTACGAGAAGGCGCTGCTTCACTGACCCCCTCGGGATCCCCGCGTCGACTTGTCGCCGCGTCGACTTGTGCACATAGAGCCCCCGGCTGCCGTGGTTCTCCACATAGGGCGGCCGGGGGCTGCCGCGCCGGACTGGCCCTCCGTAGCGTCGGGATCAGGCGGCCGAGCAGGCGCCGGATCCTCCGCGAGGACAGCACCTTGCGGGGCAGGACGAGGACGAGAGCGGGGATCGTATGGGCAAGGCACAGCGCAACCGGGGAGCAGCCAGGCTGGCGCCGGAGGCGGGGGGATCGGGTGCAGGCCAGCCCCGACCTGATCCTCGAGGAGAGCGGGCGGACCCGCACCTTCCGGGGTTCAGCGTGCGGCAGGCCGACTGCCTGAGACGCCACGTCGCGGACGCGGCGCGCGGACTTGGGTTCCGGACGAGGGACCGGGGGACGCACATCGTCGTCATGGGCGGACCGTTCACCGGCGCGGGCGCCCAGATCGGCTTCTCGACCATCGCGAGGGAAGCCCTGAGGATCCGGGAGGCGGAGTGGGAGCCGATGGTGGCGGCCATCGTGGGGCAGCTTCTCGGCGCGGCGGTGCAGGGGGCCATGGGGCCGGGCAGCCTCGGCTACGCCGGGCAAGCGCTGCGCGAGCGCCTCTTCCCGCGGTTTGTCGCGCCCGACCGCATGGCCCCGGGCCAGCTCGCCGAAGACTACACGTACTCGAGGGACGTGGGAGGACTGCCCCTCATCATGGCGATCCGCCGTGAGCAGACCTCGATGTACGTCGCAGACAATCATCTGGCCAAGGCGGGAGGCCTTGAAGCGGCTTGGGGGGCCGCCGAGGCCAACCTGTTCGCCGGGGGTCTCGGCAAGGGCGAGGCGTTCATGAGGGACGGCCATGCCATCCTGCTGCTCGAGTCCGAGCATCCGCGCCAGGCCTCCTGGCTCGCGTATCCCGATCGACTCATGGAGCACTTCGGCATCGATCCGGGCCCGCTCGGGGTGTTCTTCAGCGTCCCTGCGCTGCGGATGATCACGTTCAGCATGAGCGAGGAGACGATGAGCCTCACGGGTGTCAGGTCCATGCTCGAGATCACTTCGATCCTCGCCAAGGACGAGGTCGCTCCCCTGAGCCCGCACGTGTACTGGTGGCGTCCGGGTGATCGGATGCAGGCGGCGACCTCGTTCGAGGATGGTCAGCTCGCACTGACGCTCCCGAAGAGCGTCATGGAGGTGATCGCCGGCCCCGACAGCGGGGCGCGGGAGGTGGCGTGAACGCGTGGTCACGGCGAGGTGCGGCCGTCGATTTGCGTTCCTTTGACACAATGGACGGGTGACTGCCGTGCCCACCACCGTTCCTGCCGAGGCTGCCCAGGCGCCCGCCGAGGCACCTGTCCGGCTCGAGCTGCCGCCGCTGAAACTGGGCAGGCTCACCATCGACACGCCGGTCGTGCTCGCGCCCATGGCCGGGATCACCAACACGGCGTTCAGGCGGCTGTGCCGCGAATTCGGCGGTGGCCTGTACGTGGCGGAGATGGTCACCACCCGCGCCCTCGTGGAGCGCCACCCCGGCTCGCTGCGGATCATCAAGCACGACGACGATGAGGCCGTGCGCTCGGTCCAGCTCTACGGCGTCGACCCGGCCACGGTCGGCCAGGCCGTGCGGATGCTGGTCGAGGAGGACCTCGCGGACCACATCGACCTGAACTTCGGGTGCCCCGTCCCCAAGGTCACGAAGCGCGGCGGCGGCTCCGCGCTGCCATGGAAGACGGACCTGTTCACCCAGATCGTCCAGACGGCGGTCCGTGAGTCGGACCGTGGCGGGATTCCCCTGACCATCAAGATGCGCAAGGGAATCGACGACGACCACCTCACGTACCTCGAGGCGGGCCGGATCGCGCGGGACGCGGGCGTCGCGGCCGTGGCCCTGCACGGGCGCACGGCCGCCCAGTTCTACTCGGGAACGGCCGACTGGAGCGCGATCGCACGCCTCAGGGATGCCCTTACGGACATCCCGGTCCTGGGCAACGGCGACATCTGGAGCGCCGAGGACGCCGTGCGCATGGTGCGCGAGACGGGGGTGGACGGCGTCGTTGTCGGGAGAGGATGTCAAGGCCGCCCGTGGCTGTTCGGAGACCTGCAGGCCGCGTTCGAGGGCCGCCCGGACCGCATCCGTCCGGGGCTGCAGGACGTGGGCGAGGCCTTCTACCGCCACGCCCAGCTGCTCGTCGAGTACTTCGAGGAGGAGCCCAAGGCGCTGCGGGACATCCGCAAGCATGTGGCGTGGTACTTCAAGGGCTACGCGGTCGGCGGCGAGCTGCGCGCGAGCCTCGCCCAAGTGAACACGCTCGAGGAGCTGCGCGGACTCCTGGACACGCTGGATGCGGACGCCCCGTACCCGGGTACGGACGCCGAGGGGCCGAGGGGCCGGGCAGGCTCGCCCAAGCGCCCCGCCCTCCCGCACCGCTGGCTCGAGAGCCGGACCATGGATGACGCGCAGACCAAGGACATCGCCGCCGCCGAGCTGGACGTGTCCGGTGGCTGAGGCGGTCGCCGAGGGGACGCGCGGGTACTCCCGCCAGGACTCGAGCCGCTGGGTCGAGGAGCCGGCCAAGAAGTCCTACCGCAGCGACTTCGAGCGCGACCGGGCGCGGGTCCTGCACTCCTCCGCGCTGCGCCGGCTCGGGGCCAAGACCCAGGTCGTGGCCCCCGACACGGACGACTTCGTCCGCACTCGACTTACCCACTCCCTCGAGGTCGCGCAGGTGGGCCGCGAGCTCGGACGTGTCCTCGGCTGCGACCCGGACGTCGTCGATGCGGCGTGCCTGAGCCACGACCTCGGCCACCCACCGTTCGGCCATAATGGCGAAAGCGCGCTGAACGACATCGCGCACGCCATCGGGGGCTTCGAGGGCAACGCCCAGACGCTCCGCCTCCTCACCCGGCTCGAGCCGAAGGTCCTCGACGCGCAGGGGCGACCTGCCGGACTCAACCTGACCAGGGCGAGCCTCGACGCATCCTGCAAGTACCCCTGGACCGCTGTCGACGCGCCGCTCATCCACGGCCACAGGACCAGCAAGTTCGGCGCCTACGAGGACGACCTCGCGATCTTCTCGTGGATCCGCGAGGGTGCGCCCGCAGGGCGCTCCTGCATCGAGGCGCAGGTCATGGACCTCTCGGACGACATTGCGTACTCGGTCCACGATGTGGAGGACGCGATTGTGGCCGGCAAGTTCCAGCTGAGGTGGATGGAGAATCCCGACCACCGAGCACGCGTGGTCGGCTACACGCAGCAGTGGTACCTCCCGCACAGCGAGGCGGCAGATATCGATGCCGCGTTGGCCAGGCTCGAGGCCACGCCCGTCTGGGTGCGCGAGGCGGACGGCTCCCGCCGCGCGATGGCGGCCCTCAAGAACATGACGAGCCAGCTCATCGGCCGGTTCTGCGACAGTGCCCTCACCTTGACCCGCGCCGCCTACGGGGCCGCGCCGCTTACCCGCTACGCGGGCGAGGTCATGGTGCCCGAGGAGACCGTCATGGAGATCGCCGTGATGAAGGGCCTCGCCACGACGTTCGTCATGACCACGGACCACCGGCAGCCCATCTACGAGCGCCAGCGCGAGGTCCTGCACGCCCTCGTCACGGCGCTCAGCGCGTCCGGCGACCGGCACCTCGAGCCCATGTTCGCCGCTGACTGGCGGGCCGCGGAGGACGACGCGGGGCGTCTGCGCGTGGTCGTGGACCAGGTCGCCTCACTCACGGATGGCTCGGCGCTCGCGTGGTACGAGCGGCTCGTCGGCAGCCTGCCGAGCCTGTGGTGATGCCCGAGCTTAGAGGCCGAGCCGGGGCACAGACTGGGCGGGACTAAGGTGGTGAAGTGGCTGGCCTGATCAAACCCGAGGACATCGCGGAAGTCCGCGCGCGCACGGACATCAGGGAGGTCGTCGAGGGGTACGTGACCCTCAAGGGCGCCGGCATCGGATCGTGGAAGGGCCTGTGCCCGTTCCACGATGAGCGCTCGCCCTCGTTCCACGTCCGCCCGCAGGTGGGCACCTACCACTGCTTCGGCTGCGGCGAGAGCGGCGACGTGATCAGCTTCGTCATGAAGATGGACCACACCGCGTTCGCCGAGACCGTCGAGAAGCTCGCGGCCCGCATCGGCTACGAGCTGCGCTACGAGGACGGGGCCGGACCGCGGCGCGAGGAGGTCGGGCGCCGCCAGCGGCTTCTCGACGCCCACAAGATCGCCGCCGAGTACTTCCAGTCCCAGCTCCTCACCCCGCCGGCCGCGGCCGCGCGCCAGTTCCTGTTCGAGCGCGGGTTCGAGCGGAACGTCGCGGAGCAGTTCGGCGTCGGGTTCGCCCCGCAAGGATGGGACGGCCTGCTCAAGCACCTGCGCGTCAAGGGGTTCCGGGACGACGAGCTCAAGCTGACGGGCATGTTCTCCGAGGGGAACCGCGGCCTGTACGACCGCTTCCGCGGGCGGCTCATCTGGCCCATCCGGGACATCGCGGGGGACGTGATCGGCTTCGGCGCCCGGCGACTCTTCGATGACGACCAAGGGCCCAAGTACCTCAACACGCCCGAGACCGCGCTGTACAAGAAATCCCAGGTCCTCTACGGCATCGACATCGCCAAGCGCAACATCGCGAAGAAGCGCCAGCTCGTTGTCGTCGAGGGCTACACGGACGTCATGGCGTGCCACCTCGCCGGCGTGGACACCGCGGTGGCCTCGTGCGGCACGGCGTTCGGCGGGGAGCACATCAAGATCGCCCGGCGGCTCCTCTCGGACGACGGCACCGGCGGAGAGGTCGTGTTCACCTTCGACGGCGACGCCGCCGGCCAGAAGGCCGCCCTGCGCGCGTTCGAGGAGGACCAGCGCTTCGTGGCCCAGACGTACGTCTCGGTCGAGCCCCACGGCATGGACCCGTGCGAGCTGCGCCAGCACCGGGGCGACACCGCCGTGCGTGCCCTCATCGAGTCGCGACGGCCCCTCTTCGAGTTCGCCATCCAGGCGGCCCTGCGCAAGCACAACCTCGAGTCCGTCGAGGGGCGCGTCGCCGCCCTGCGGGAGGCGGCACCCGTCGTCGCCCAGATCCGTGACCACGCCATCCGGCCCGCGTACACGCGCGAGCTCGCGAAGTGGCTCGGCGTCCCGCTCGAGGACGTCGCGAGGGCTGTCGCGTCCGCTGGGAGGAGGCCCGCGCCGTCGTCCGCGCCTGCCGCGGCCGCCCAACGGGGAGGCCAGCAGCATGGCGTCCGTGCGCACGACGCCGACGCCGCACCCGCCGCAGCCATCTCGCCTGCCGCGTGGCGCCCGGATCCGCGCGACCCGGTGGCCGTCATGGAGCGCCAGGCGCTCGAGGTCGCGCTCCAGCAACCGCAGATGCTCGTCGACTCGGCATGGACCGAGTTCGCGTCCGCGCGGTTCGCCGCCCCTGCCCACGCCGCGCTCCACTCGGCGATCGTCGCGGCCGGACGCCCGGCGGGGGAGGAGACCGTCGCGGCGTGGATCGAGCGCGTCCGGCACGAGCTCCCGGAGCCGCTGCGCCCACTCCTGGCCGAGCTCGCGGTCACCCCGCTGCCTGCGACGACGGAGGAATCGCTCGAGCGGTACTGCCGGGACATCCTCGCGGGCCTCGCCGAGCTGCAGATCACGGCCCAGAAGGCAGAGATGATGGGCCAGCTCCAGCGACTGGACCCCTCGAGCGCGCCCGAGGAGTTCCAGCGGCTCAACCGTGGTCTCATGGAGCTTGAGCTGCGCCGCCGTGCGCTCCGCTCCGCCGAATGACGCCGATTTCTCCTGAGGGCGGGGCCCTGCTAGGGTAGAACCCGCTGCAATCCCCCGTAGCTCAATTGGCAGAGCATTCGACTGTTAATCGAAGGGTTACTGGTTCGAGTCCAGTCGGGGGAGCCATTGCAGCCGGTCCCCCGTAGCTCAATTGGCAGAGCATTCGACTGTTAATCGAAGGGTTACTGGTTCGAGTCCAGTCGGGGGAGCTCTCGCGCATCTGCTCATCTCGTCTTATCATGATCGTATGCCCGAGCCGTCGGCCCTCCCGAGGACCTCCCCGCCGGGTGGACACGCTACGAGGGTCCACTCCTGACCATCTGGCGTGCCCGGTTCGAAGAGGTGTACGGCGAGGGATCTGCGAACGGGTTCAACGACGGCATGTTCGTGCGCGACCAGCGCCGCCCGATCGCCCAATGGGTCAATTTCTCGCTCCGCTCGGCGATCCTCGTGGCTCCCGAGACCCCCGGCGGCTGGCCGGTCCAGCGCTTCGCGATCTACTATGCGCCGCCTCGACATGGATTCCAGACGGTGCGCACCGAGCGCCACGAGTGGCTCCCGCGGGGGCCGCGGGGCTCGACGACCGACACCGATGCATTCACGGCGGCGGTCTATGCCGCCGAGGAATTCCTGCAGGTAGAGGCCACGTTCGGAGCGTTGGGCACCAGCAGCCCCTCCTCCCAGTGACGCCCCGCCGACGGCCGCCGTGAGCCTGCTGCCACCGCGTCCGCAACGGCCGCCGGGAGGGCCGCCATGACTGGGCTGCGCGGCGCCGGGTCCTTGGGGCGACTGGGTGGTAGTTTGGTCACGGATTGCGCCCCGCGCGTTCCGGACCGACAGGAAGGGACCCGACGACAATGAGTGGACGCCACAGCATGCCGGCGGACCGGCGGCCGAAGCTGGCGGCTCTGCCGGACCTCGTAGGCCAGGCCGCCCGGCTCGCGCCGCGCCAGCTGAACGATGAGCTCGCGCTGGCAAAGATCGAACTCAAGAACCGAGGGGTCCAGGCCGGCGTGGGTGCCGGCCTGTTCGTTGTTGCCCTCGTGTTCCTGGGGCTCCTCGTGATCGCCCTGGTGGTAGCGGCCATCCTGGGCCTCGCCACCGTCATGCCCGGATGGCTCGCGGCGCTGATCGTCAGCGCGGCGTTCCTGGTGATCCTCGCGATCGCGGCCCTCGTCGGGGCGGCCTGGGTGAAGAAGGCCATGCCTCTGGTCCCGGCCGACGCGATCCGCGGGGTCCGCCACGACCTCGGGATCGTCACCGAGGGGCGCAACTTCGATCCCCGCCTGCTCGATCCTTCCACGATCCAGTACAAGCGCGCCCAGGCCACCAAGGAGGCCGAGAAGGCGAAGGCCAGGCTCGAGAAGGAGGCGGAGGACCGCGCGCACGGCAAGGTCAAGCTGCCCGCACCGAGCGAGGCTGAACTGCGCGCCCGACTCGCGAAGCGCCGCGAGCACCTCCTCGACGTCCGCGAGGGTCTCGTCGCGGAGATGGACGTCAAGCGCCAGGCCGGCTATCTCGCCGACGACGTGAAGGCCAGCTTCGCCAGCACGGCCGCCCGCCTCCCGTTTGCCAAGTCGGGCGCCGGCACGACCAGCACGGCCCCCAAGGCCAGCATTGCCCCCAAGGCCAGCACGGCAGGCACGACGACGCCCGGCAGCTCCGGTGCGCGCGGCACCGCCGGGGTGGACGCCGCGGAACTCCTCAAGGAGCGCTGGGCCCCGTTGGCCGTGTTCTCGGTCTCGGCGACCGCGTTCGTGGTGTTCCTGCGCAAACTGGTCAAGAGCTGAGCGGCCCGGGCCCAAGGGTGCACAGGGGAACCGCGACCGTGGGGGGCCGGGTGGCGCCGCCGCACAATGGAGCGGCGGTGCGGCGACGATGAGGTTCTTCAATGCGGGCGCGCGGCCGGGCCGGGAGCCCGTCGAGACGAGCGCCGTCGTGACCCTGCCGAATGCCATCACCGTGCTGCGGTTCCTCGGCGTGCCGCTGTTCATGTGGCTCGTGCTCGCCCAGAGGGAATACGGCTGGGCCGTGGTGGTCCTGGTGATCCTGGGCGGCACTGACTGGGTAGACGGATACGTGGCCCGGCGGCTCGGCCAGGTCTCCACGCTCGGCCGGGTCCTCGACCCCGCGGCGGACCGCCTCGCCCTCATCGCGGTGGCCGTCACGCTCGTGCTCGCCGGGGTCGTGCAGTGGTGGTACCTCGCGGCCCTGCTCGTGCCGGACCTCGTGCTCGGAACGGCCTCGCTCTTCTACTTCCGCAGCCACCCGGACCTGCCCGTGTCGAAGGTCGGGAAGGTCCGTACGGCCCTCCTCCTCGTCGGGACGCCGCTGCTGGTGGTCTCCAAGCTCGCGATCCCGGGCTCAGCGGTCTATGCCGCCATCGCCTGGGTGTTCCTGGTCCTCGGCCTGATCGGACACTGGATCGCGGCGGCCAACTACTTCCGGGCCATCGTGGCCAAGGGCCGCCCCGTGCGCGAGAGCAGGCTCGGGGACAGCGGCAGGGAAGGCGTCCGCTGATGGTGTGGTTCGCCGTCGTGCTCGCCGTGCTCGGGGCGTTCTTCCTCGCGATCGGCGCGCAGCGGCAGGGGAGCGCCGTCAAGGCGGACATGGGTGGCCTCGCCCTGAGCTCCCGCAGCTTCCTGCGGCTGCTGAGGAATCCGCGGTGGATCCTCGGGCTGGCCCTCCTCGGCGCGGGCATGCTGTGCAACATGATCGCCCTCGTCTCGGCGCCGCTGACGGTGATCCAGCCGATCGGAGCGATCGCGCTCGTGATCACCACGGTCGTGAACTCCAAGGACCAGGGCGTCACCATCAACCGGCCGACCGTCGTCGCGATCAGCTCGTGCGTGACGGGTTCCGCGCTGTTCGTTCTCCTCGCGGTGAACGCCACGGTGGAGAACCACCACGTGGGGCCGGACGAGGAGCTCACGATCGTGCTCCTCCTGGCACTGGCGGTCGGCGTCCTCGGGGGCCTCGCGGTCATGTTCCGGCATCGGCTGAGCGCCTTCGTGTACATCGTCGGGGCGGGGGTCCTCTTCGGCTTCGTCGCGGTTCTGACCCGCATCATCGGCCGTGATCTGCTGTCTCCCAACGGCCAGTTCCTGCTCAACGTCCAGTGGTACTCGGTCGTCGCGATCATCGCCGCAGGGGGCCTGGGATCGTGGTTCGTGCAGAACGCCTACTCGTCTGGTCCGCCGGACCTGGTGATCGCCGGGCTGACGGTGATCGACCCGATCGTGGGCATTGCGATCGGGATCACGATCCTCGGTGAGCTTCGCCCCGACGTGCCCGCGGTGCTCGCTGTTGCCATGGCTGTGGCCGCCATCGTTGCTATCGTGGGGGTCATTGCCCTGTCCCGGCATCACCCGGAGGTCGCGAAGCGGAGGAAGGACGCCGCACGCGAACTCCGTGGCGGGCCCGGGCCCGATGAACGTTCCCACACCGGCGGCTGACCCACCCGGCAGACGCCGGGAACGCGGCCCGGAACCGCCGGACCGCCCGACCAGGAGAGCCTCGTGACCACGCCTGAACCCGAGACGGACCTGACCAGCAAGCCGCTGACCATTCTGATCGGCGCAGACACCTACCCGCCCCATGTCAACGGGGCCGCCCAGTTCGGCTACCGGCTCGCGAAGGGCATGACCGCCCGCGGGCATCACGTCCACGTCGTGGCCAGCCGTTCCGAGAAGGGCAAGAGCTACACGGAGACGCGCCCGGAGGCCATCGTGCACCGCCTCCGCTCGCACTCGGTGCCGACCCACGAGTACTTCCGCGTCGTCTTCCCGTGGGAGGTCAAGAAGGAGATCGCCCTCCTCTTCGACCACGTCAAGCCCGATGTCGTGCACATCCAGAGCCACTACATGATCGGCGAGCACGTCCTGTACGAGGCGGTCAAGCGCGGCATCCGGGTCATCGCAACCAACCACTTCATGCCGGAGAACCTCAACCCGTTCCTGCCGTTCCCGCAGTGGTTCCTGAACATCGTCGGCCGTCAGTCCTGGAAGGACATGGGCAAGGTCATGGGCCAGGCCGACGTGGTGACCACGCCGACCCCCCTCGCCGCGAAGGCCATGCACGACCACGCGTTCCTCACTGAGGTCCTGCCCCTCTCCAACGGCATCGACGTGGCTGCCTACGAGCCGCGCCCGGACGAGGTGATCCAGAAGAACCCCTACCCGACCGTCCTCTTCGCCGGACGTCTGGCGGAGGAGAAGCACGTGGACGTGCTCATCACGGCGATCGCCAAGACGCCGAAGGAGCTCAACATCCACCTCGAGATCGTCGGCGGGGGCGAGGTGCGGCCAGCACTCGAGCGCCTCGTCGACAGCCTCGGGCTGCGCGACCGTGTCGCGTTCCTCGGCCTCGCGCCCGACGACGAGCTCCGCCAGGCCTACCTGCGCGCCGACGTGTTCTGCATGCCGGGAACGGCCGAACTCCAGTCGCTCGTGACCCTCGAGGCCATGAGCGCCTCGACCCCGGTTGTACTGGCTGATGCCATGGCCCTGCCGCACCTCGTGGTGGACGGCGAGAACGGCTACCTGTTCCGGCCCAACGACAGCGACGACCTCGCTGCGAAGATCACCGCGGTCCTGGACCGGCCGGCCGCCGATCTGGCCCGCATGGGGGCCGAGAGCCACCGCATGGTGCAGAAGCACGGCATCAAGGCGACTCTGGACACGTTCGAGGCCCTGTACCGCGGGGTCGACCACTAGCCGACCGGTAGGCGACCTGTACGAGACGACCACTAGGATAGGAAGGTCCGCCGCGAGCGGGCGCGGGGCGTTAGCTCAGCCGGTTAGAGCAGGGGACTCATAATCCCTTGGTCGTGGGTTCAAGTCCCACACGCCCTACCGTCAGGCCCGGAACCACACGGTTCCGGGCCTCACGCGTCCCCGCCCGTGATTGGTCCGGGGGCGATGGTGACGCGCTCTGTGTGCCGCGCCGCGGGCGCTTCCTCCCAAGGCCGCCGCAGCGCGAAGTGGACTTCTGACGTCCGCCCCGGCGTACCTGTGGCCCTCAGGACGAAGTCCTGGCTGGCCGCCGCGCCGGGCAGGGGC is a window encoding:
- a CDS encoding sensor histidine kinase; the encoded protein is MTPHDDGRARADFGDEQRAARSFRLLGLVFASIWLVWLLQPLVAAMERIGTVRGAVGLVSVVAFAVVYVWQFSRRGSFMGPERPGTAAQAWGGYAAMAVLSMVCVTALGQTGSTPFVFLAIAGMWTMPLAWAMAVGAVLAGAYVLAWNIVPGWYQDVGTLVGMGMGIVAVGLSRIAVLRQRDLGQARRENARLMVEEERTRFARDLHDILGHSLTVITVKAELARRVVDTDPERAKAELDDLERLSRDALADVRRAVDGYREISLPGELARARAALAATGIEAEIPRATDAVPTPARELFAWAIREGITNVLRHSGATRCEILLGTTSVTIADDGGGRAPSSASASRSGEPGGAAGPGHGLVGLQERARALGATVETGPGPLDGFALTVRLGAGPAAGKTGKTGTTA
- a CDS encoding response regulator transcription factor is translated as MSIRVLLADDQALVRGALAALLDLEPDIDVVGEAGDGAEAVALAATAAPDVVLLDVDMPVKDGIAACSEITRLVPGSRVLMVTTFGRPGYLRRAMQAGASGFVVKDTPARQLAEAVRRVAAGLRVVDPSLAAESLAAGDSPLTDRETEVLREAAGGATAASIARSLFLSEGTVRNYLSSAIGKTGAATRAEAARIAEENGWLL
- the dusB gene encoding tRNA dihydrouridine synthase DusB yields the protein MPTTVPAEAAQAPAEAPVRLELPPLKLGRLTIDTPVVLAPMAGITNTAFRRLCREFGGGLYVAEMVTTRALVERHPGSLRIIKHDDDEAVRSVQLYGVDPATVGQAVRMLVEEDLADHIDLNFGCPVPKVTKRGGGSALPWKTDLFTQIVQTAVRESDRGGIPLTIKMRKGIDDDHLTYLEAGRIARDAGVAAVALHGRTAAQFYSGTADWSAIARLRDALTDIPVLGNGDIWSAEDAVRMVRETGVDGVVVGRGCQGRPWLFGDLQAAFEGRPDRIRPGLQDVGEAFYRHAQLLVEYFEEEPKALRDIRKHVAWYFKGYAVGGELRASLAQVNTLEELRGLLDTLDADAPYPGTDAEGPRGRAGSPKRPALPHRWLESRTMDDAQTKDIAAAELDVSGG
- a CDS encoding deoxyguanosinetriphosphate triphosphohydrolase; translation: MTRRPRTSPPPSWTCPVAEAVAEGTRGYSRQDSSRWVEEPAKKSYRSDFERDRARVLHSSALRRLGAKTQVVAPDTDDFVRTRLTHSLEVAQVGRELGRVLGCDPDVVDAACLSHDLGHPPFGHNGESALNDIAHAIGGFEGNAQTLRLLTRLEPKVLDAQGRPAGLNLTRASLDASCKYPWTAVDAPLIHGHRTSKFGAYEDDLAIFSWIREGAPAGRSCIEAQVMDLSDDIAYSVHDVEDAIVAGKFQLRWMENPDHRARVVGYTQQWYLPHSEAADIDAALARLEATPVWVREADGSRRAMAALKNMTSQLIGRFCDSALTLTRAAYGAAPLTRYAGEVMVPEETVMEIAVMKGLATTFVMTTDHRQPIYERQREVLHALVTALSASGDRHLEPMFAADWRAAEDDAGRLRVVVDQVASLTDGSALAWYERLVGSLPSLW
- the dnaG gene encoding DNA primase; this encodes MAGLIKPEDIAEVRARTDIREVVEGYVTLKGAGIGSWKGLCPFHDERSPSFHVRPQVGTYHCFGCGESGDVISFVMKMDHTAFAETVEKLAARIGYELRYEDGAGPRREEVGRRQRLLDAHKIAAEYFQSQLLTPPAAAARQFLFERGFERNVAEQFGVGFAPQGWDGLLKHLRVKGFRDDELKLTGMFSEGNRGLYDRFRGRLIWPIRDIAGDVIGFGARRLFDDDQGPKYLNTPETALYKKSQVLYGIDIAKRNIAKKRQLVVVEGYTDVMACHLAGVDTAVASCGTAFGGEHIKIARRLLSDDGTGGEVVFTFDGDAAGQKAALRAFEEDQRFVAQTYVSVEPHGMDPCELRQHRGDTAVRALIESRRPLFEFAIQAALRKHNLESVEGRVAALREAAPVVAQIRDHAIRPAYTRELAKWLGVPLEDVARAVASAGRRPAPSSAPAAAAQRGGQQHGVRAHDADAAPAAAISPAAWRPDPRDPVAVMERQALEVALQQPQMLVDSAWTEFASARFAAPAHAALHSAIVAAGRPAGEETVAAWIERVRHELPEPLRPLLAELAVTPLPATTEESLERYCRDILAGLAELQITAQKAEMMGQLQRLDPSSAPEEFQRLNRGLMELELRRRALRSAE